In Streptomyces sclerotialus, the DNA window TCCAGCTCGGCGCGCCAGGCCTCGGAGAGCCGCGCCCAGTCCTCCCGGTTGGGCGTGCGCTCCTCCGGCAGTTCGGAGAGCGCGTCGCGGATCACGGCGAGCGGGATGCCGACGCGCTGCGCGGCCCGTACGAAGGCGACGCGGCGCAGCGTGTCACGGGTGAACCGGCGCTGGTTGCCCGCGGTACGGGTGCTGCTGATCAGGCCCTTGGACTCGTAGAAGTGCAGGGCGGAGACGGCGGCGCCGCTGCGCGCGGCGAGCTGGCCGACGGTGAGCTCATGGACTTTACGGGGTAGCTGGGGCACGCCCGCCAGCGTAACCGGCCGGTCCGTTGACAGCGGAGCCTGCGCACAGCAAGCTGAGCAAGCGCTTAGTCGATGAGGAGGCATACGGACATGGCAGACCCTCGAGTGTTTCGGTCGCTGGACGAGCTGCGTGGAGCGGTCGGCGAGGAACTCGGCCCGAGTGACTGGCTGGAGGTCGACCAGAAGCGGATCGACCTGTTCGCCGACGCCACCGGTGACCACCAGTGGATCCATGTCGACCCGGAGAAGGCCGAGGCCGGTCCGTTCGGCACCACGATCGCGCACGGCTACCTCACGCTGTCGCTGCTGCCCGCGCTGGTACCGCAGCTGATGCGCGTCGACAACGTCAAGATGGGCATCAACTACGGCACGAACAAGGTGCGTTTCCCCTCCCCCGTGCCGGTCGGCTCGCGGGTGCGTGCCACCGCGAAGATCGCCGAGGTGACCGAGGTGGCGGGCGGCGTGCAGCTCACCACCGCGGTGACCGTGGAGCGCGAGGGCGGCGACAAGCCGGTCTGCGTCGCGGAGTCGGTCAGCCGCTTCTACCTCTAGAGGCGCTACGGGCGGCGCGCGCCCACCATGCCCAGGACCAGGTCGGCGTAGAGCTCGCCGACCTGGTCCGGCGTGCGCTTCCCGTCCGCGGTGAACCAGCGGGCGACGTCCACGCAGAGCGACAGCACCGCCAGCGTCGTGCCGGGCACGTCCCGCACGGAGAACTCCCCGGCGTCCGTGCCGTCCTGGATGATCTCCCGCA includes these proteins:
- the soxR gene encoding redox-sensitive transcriptional activator SoxR, with translation MPQLPRKVHELTVGQLAARSGAAVSALHFYESKGLISSTRTAGNQRRFTRDTLRRVAFVRAAQRVGIPLAVIRDALSELPEERTPNREDWARLSEAWRAELDERIGQLLDLRDKLTDCIGCGCLSLEKCALSNPYDELGEQGPGARRLRVDRGAGRAAPEPCGGTTRET
- a CDS encoding MaoC family dehydratase, whose amino-acid sequence is MADPRVFRSLDELRGAVGEELGPSDWLEVDQKRIDLFADATGDHQWIHVDPEKAEAGPFGTTIAHGYLTLSLLPALVPQLMRVDNVKMGINYGTNKVRFPSPVPVGSRVRATAKIAEVTEVAGGVQLTTAVTVEREGGDKPVCVAESVSRFYL